In Ruminiclostridium papyrosolvens DSM 2782, the following proteins share a genomic window:
- a CDS encoding glycosyl hydrolase family 95 catalytic domain-containing protein — protein sequence MKINKNFIRRVGATILVGVLITSGNLPFSGYKSMAASQDMVETEDAIIQDNDLTLLYNSMAGSNFSGNPYDNNESFYKALPLGNGRIGAMVYGNYPDERIDLNEATFWSSGPGNNNRAGAANSLKTAQDQLFAGQYTNGSTTIAKSMIGGGEAKYQSIGDLKLSFGHSSVSNYSRQLDMNTGVVSSDYTYNGKKYHRESFVSYPDQIMVTKITCSSPGSISLTAGYESSLSGQYTVSTSGNDTLVMNGHGDSDNGISYAVWFSTRSKLINTNGSVSANNNQISVSNADSVVILTSIRTNYINYKTCNGDEKGKATTDITNASAKSYDTLLNNHVADYQSLFKRVDVDLGGSGSENSKPMSQRISEFGSTNDPKLAKVLFQYGRYLMISASRDSQPMNLQGIWNKFRNPAWGCKMTTNINYEMNYWPAFTTNLAECFEPFVEKAKALQAPGNETARAHYNISNGWVLHHNTDLWNRTAPIDGEWGFWPTGAGWVSNMLYDAYNFNQDTAYLNEIYPVIKGAADFLQTLMQSKSINGQNYQVICPGTSPELTPPGNSGGQGAYNSYGVTMDNGISRELFKAVIQAAGILNIDSSFRSTLQSKVSQIKPNTIGSWGQLQEWAYDWDSQSEKNRHISFAYDLFPGLEINKRNTPSIANAVIKSLNTRGDVGTGWSEAWKLNCWARLEDGTHAYNLVKLLITPVNKDGRLYDNLWDAHPPFQIDGNFGFTSGIAEMLLQSHNNEIQLLPALPSQWSTGHADGLCARGNFTVTKMNWANGVLTGATIKSNSGNVCNVRYGNKTISFPTKKGYTYQVNGSLQLAEAETVLTNVALNKTATASGANSGEEAGKAVDGSTTSKWCHDKGISGEWLQVDLGEKYDISRWVVKHAGVAEAIKLNTRDFTLQKSDDGATWTDVDIVYGNQQNITDRNVPTFNSRYVRLFINTATQDNSGGARINELELWGKSGDAPIVTDKKGDINKDGQIDAIDLLLLKKYLLGLEPIENTQLADMDENGEVNAIDFSLLKKYLLAQ from the coding sequence GTGAAGATAAATAAGAATTTTATCAGGAGAGTCGGTGCTACTATCTTGGTGGGGGTACTGATTACGAGTGGAAATTTACCGTTTAGCGGTTATAAATCAATGGCCGCTTCTCAAGATATGGTTGAAACGGAGGATGCTATTATTCAGGATAATGACTTGACATTATTATACAACAGCATGGCAGGCAGCAACTTTTCAGGGAATCCGTACGATAATAACGAATCATTTTACAAGGCATTACCCCTCGGAAATGGTCGTATCGGTGCAATGGTTTACGGGAACTATCCTGATGAGAGGATTGATTTGAACGAAGCTACCTTTTGGAGCAGCGGCCCGGGCAACAATAACAGAGCCGGAGCTGCAAACTCATTGAAAACTGCTCAGGACCAATTGTTTGCCGGTCAGTATACAAACGGCAGCACCACTATTGCAAAGAGTATGATAGGCGGTGGAGAAGCAAAGTATCAGTCAATCGGTGACTTAAAACTCTCATTTGGACACAGTTCTGTTTCAAATTATTCCAGACAGTTGGATATGAATACCGGAGTTGTTTCAAGTGATTATACATATAACGGCAAAAAATATCATCGTGAATCTTTTGTAAGCTATCCAGACCAGATAATGGTAACAAAAATTACATGCAGCTCACCGGGTTCAATATCACTTACTGCCGGATATGAATCATCACTCAGCGGTCAGTATACCGTTTCTACCTCAGGCAATGACACCTTGGTAATGAACGGACACGGGGATTCTGACAATGGTATTTCATATGCGGTTTGGTTTTCAACACGCTCAAAGCTAATTAATACAAATGGCTCAGTTTCAGCTAACAACAACCAAATATCGGTTTCAAATGCAGATTCGGTGGTTATCCTGACTTCCATACGTACAAATTATATAAATTATAAAACCTGTAACGGAGATGAAAAAGGAAAAGCCACTACTGATATTACTAATGCTTCGGCAAAATCCTATGATACCTTATTAAACAACCATGTTGCGGACTATCAGAGCTTATTCAAGAGGGTGGACGTTGATTTGGGTGGCAGCGGAAGCGAAAACAGCAAACCTATGAGTCAACGTATATCTGAATTTGGCTCTACAAATGACCCCAAACTGGCAAAAGTGCTTTTCCAATACGGAAGATATTTAATGATTAGTGCTTCCCGAGATTCTCAGCCAATGAACCTTCAGGGAATCTGGAATAAATTCCGCAATCCTGCTTGGGGTTGTAAAATGACTACCAATATCAACTACGAAATGAATTACTGGCCTGCTTTTACCACAAATCTGGCTGAGTGTTTTGAGCCATTCGTAGAAAAGGCAAAAGCTCTTCAGGCTCCCGGTAATGAAACTGCCCGTGCTCATTACAACATATCAAACGGATGGGTATTGCACCACAATACCGATTTGTGGAACAGGACGGCTCCTATTGACGGTGAATGGGGCTTCTGGCCAACCGGTGCCGGTTGGGTTTCCAACATGCTGTATGATGCATACAATTTTAATCAGGATACAGCATATTTAAATGAAATCTATCCTGTAATAAAGGGAGCGGCAGATTTTTTACAAACATTGATGCAGTCAAAGAGTATTAACGGACAGAACTATCAGGTTATATGTCCGGGAACTTCACCGGAACTTACACCACCCGGTAACAGCGGAGGACAGGGAGCTTACAACAGCTACGGTGTAACAATGGACAACGGAATCAGCAGAGAACTATTTAAAGCTGTAATCCAAGCAGCAGGGATACTAAATATTGATTCTTCATTTCGTTCAACCCTCCAATCAAAGGTTTCACAGATTAAGCCTAATACAATAGGCAGTTGGGGACAATTGCAGGAATGGGCCTATGACTGGGACAGCCAGTCAGAAAAAAATCGTCATATCTCCTTTGCCTATGATTTATTCCCCGGATTGGAAATAAACAAACGAAATACACCTTCTATTGCCAACGCAGTAATTAAATCCTTGAATACCCGCGGTGACGTTGGAACAGGTTGGTCTGAAGCATGGAAACTGAATTGCTGGGCGAGATTGGAAGATGGAACCCATGCGTATAATCTGGTGAAACTGCTGATTACACCTGTTAACAAAGACGGACGACTCTACGACAATTTATGGGATGCACATCCTCCTTTCCAGATAGACGGTAATTTTGGTTTTACCTCAGGAATAGCAGAAATGCTTTTACAAAGCCATAATAATGAAATTCAGCTTTTACCGGCTTTGCCAAGTCAATGGTCAACCGGACATGCCGATGGCCTTTGTGCCCGCGGAAATTTCACTGTTACAAAAATGAATTGGGCAAATGGGGTTTTGACGGGAGCCACTATCAAATCAAATTCAGGAAATGTTTGTAATGTCCGCTACGGAAATAAAACCATAAGCTTTCCCACAAAGAAAGGATACACCTATCAAGTGAATGGCTCATTACAGTTGGCAGAAGCCGAAACAGTTCTTACGAATGTGGCGTTGAATAAGACTGCCACTGCTTCAGGGGCCAATTCAGGTGAAGAGGCCGGAAAAGCTGTTGATGGTTCAACAACTTCCAAATGGTGCCATGATAAAGGGATTAGCGGTGAATGGCTGCAAGTCGACCTTGGCGAAAAATATGACATCAGCCGTTGGGTTGTGAAACATGCGGGTGTTGCAGAAGCAATAAAATTAAATACCAGAGATTTCACACTGCAGAAGAGTGATGACGGAGCTACCTGGACTGATGTTGATATAGTATACGGAAACCAGCAGAATATTACCGACAGAAATGTTCCTACCTTTAATTCAAGATATGTGCGTTTATTTATCAATACAGCCACTCAGGACAATTCCGGAGGTGCCAGAATTAATGAACTTGAGCTCTGGGGGAAGTCCGGTGATGCACCCATTGTAACAGATAAAAAGGGCGACATTAATAAAGACGGACAAATAGATGCAATAGATTTACTGCTGCTAAAAAAATATCTTTTGGGCTTAGAGCCAATAGAAAATACTCAATTGGCTGATATGGATGAAAATGGTGAGGTAAATGCAATTGATTTTTCACTGCTCAAGAAATATTTGTTGGCACAATAA
- a CDS encoding carbohydrate-binding protein → MMKKFLSFLLTGLFLVSFMNINPMKASAATLPTLPPSGFDSNQNSIPHGQVSYFNYQSSATNSQRRARIYLPPGYSKDNKYSVLYLLHGYGGNENDWYSSGAANVILDNLIAAGSVKPFIVVMPNANATGTGISDGYANFKNDLLKSLIPYVESNYSVYTDRLHRALAGLSLGGAQSMSFGLTNLDQFAYIGGFSPGGPASITSVNMFPDLAVTKQLTKLLFLCIGTNDNTSFCESIVNNCKKGSIPYTYFLIQGRGHDWSVWKPSLWNFSQMASAAGFTDNGSVNPPEPISAFTKIEAESFSSQSGLQTEDCNEGGQNVGFIENNDYAVYSNIDFGEGAKSFQARVSSATNGGNIEIRLDSIDGTLVGTCPIKGTGDWQTWADVTCNVSGASGKHDLYLKFTGDSGYLFNFNWFKFSNTAVITGKTGDINNDGQIDAIDLLLLKKYLLGLEPIQNTQLADMDGNGEINAIDFSLLKKYLLGAS, encoded by the coding sequence ATGATGAAAAAGTTTTTAAGTTTTCTATTAACAGGTTTATTTCTGGTATCTTTCATGAATATTAATCCAATGAAAGCATCAGCAGCTACACTCCCAACCTTGCCGCCATCAGGATTTGACTCGAATCAGAACAGTATTCCCCATGGTCAGGTAAGTTATTTCAATTATCAATCCTCAGCTACAAACAGCCAAAGGAGAGCAAGAATTTATCTTCCACCGGGATATTCAAAAGATAATAAATACAGTGTGCTTTATTTGCTTCACGGATACGGTGGAAATGAAAATGATTGGTACAGCAGCGGTGCAGCTAACGTTATCCTTGATAATCTCATTGCAGCCGGCAGCGTCAAGCCATTCATCGTAGTAATGCCAAATGCTAATGCAACAGGTACAGGAATATCGGATGGTTACGCAAATTTTAAAAATGATTTGCTGAAAAGTCTTATTCCTTATGTTGAGTCAAATTATTCAGTTTATACAGACCGTCTTCACAGAGCACTTGCCGGACTTTCTCTGGGTGGTGCGCAATCTATGAGTTTTGGTCTGACAAACCTTGACCAGTTCGCATACATAGGAGGCTTTTCTCCGGGAGGACCTGCATCAATAACAAGCGTTAATATGTTTCCTGATCTTGCTGTAACAAAACAGCTTACAAAGCTTCTGTTTCTCTGCATAGGTACTAATGATAATACATCCTTCTGCGAATCAATTGTTAATAACTGCAAGAAAGGCAGTATACCTTATACATATTTCCTTATTCAAGGAAGAGGTCACGATTGGTCTGTATGGAAACCAAGTCTGTGGAATTTTTCACAAATGGCAAGCGCTGCCGGATTTACAGACAATGGTTCCGTAAATCCGCCTGAGCCTATTTCTGCTTTCACAAAGATAGAAGCCGAAAGTTTTAGCAGCCAGTCGGGTCTTCAGACAGAAGATTGCAATGAAGGCGGTCAGAATGTTGGATTTATTGAAAACAATGATTATGCTGTTTATAGCAATATTGATTTCGGAGAAGGCGCTAAAAGCTTTCAGGCAAGGGTATCAAGTGCTACCAACGGAGGAAACATTGAAATCAGACTTGACAGTATTGACGGCACTTTGGTAGGAACTTGTCCGATTAAGGGAACAGGCGATTGGCAGACTTGGGCTGATGTAACCTGCAATGTCAGCGGAGCAAGCGGTAAACATGATTTATACCTGAAATTTACCGGAGACAGCGGATACCTGTTTAACTTCAACTGGTTTAAATTCAGTAATACGGCTGTTATAACAGGGAAAACAGGTGATATAAATAATGATGGACAAATAGATGCTATAGATTTGTTGCTGCTTAAAAAATATCTATTGGGCTTAGAGCCGATTCAAAACACACAATTGGCTGATATGGACGGAAATGGTGAGATAAATGCAATTGATTTCTCACTGTTGAAAAAATACTTGCTTGGAGCAAGCTAG
- a CDS encoding carbohydrate-binding protein → MKLNYKKILNVFLVSLIVFSMVFTVQVTEVSAASDVTVNLSAEKQEMRGFGGMVHTGWQSDLTAAQRETAFGNGNGQLGFSILRIHVDENSSNWSKEVATAKSAIAHGGIVFASPWNPPTSMQEKFTRNGTANQTRLKYDQYSAYAQHLNNFVKYMKDNGAPLYAISVQNEPDYAHTWTWWTPQEMLNFMKNNAGSITGAKVIAPESFQYLKNMSDPILNDSTALANMDILGAHFYGTSVSNMPYSLFQQKGAGKELWMTEVYVPNSDADSADRFPEALDVAYNMHNGIVEGNFQAYVWWYIRRSYGPMKEDGTMSKRGAMMAQYSKFVRPGYVRVDATKNPNTNVFVSAYKGDGKAVVVAINKSSSAVSQKINLQGASSVSKISSWVTDGSKNVAAATSYTGTSFTAQLPAQSVTTFVADLGTITPVEKDAFSQLEGEAYDDQSGTQNGSSNEGGECLGYIENGDYAVYKNVNFGEGAQSFQARVSSATSGGNIEIRLDSIDGTLVGTCPVKGTGDWQTWADVTCNVSGVTGKHDLYLKFTGDSGYLFNINWFKFSKASVVTEKIGDINNDGQIDALDLMALKKFILGLDTIENTKLADLDANGEVNAIDFALLKQYIMGLITDFPTK, encoded by the coding sequence ATGAAACTTAATTATAAGAAAATACTAAATGTATTTTTAGTTAGCTTAATAGTTTTTTCAATGGTATTCACAGTACAGGTAACTGAAGTTTCGGCAGCAAGTGACGTAACGGTTAATCTGTCAGCAGAGAAGCAGGAAATGCGTGGCTTTGGCGGAATGGTTCACACCGGGTGGCAGTCTGATTTAACTGCTGCTCAGAGAGAAACGGCTTTTGGTAATGGAAACGGACAGCTGGGTTTTTCCATATTGAGAATCCATGTTGATGAAAACAGCAGTAACTGGTCAAAGGAAGTAGCAACTGCTAAAAGTGCTATAGCACACGGCGGTATTGTTTTTGCTTCCCCTTGGAATCCTCCAACATCCATGCAGGAAAAATTCACAAGAAATGGAACTGCAAATCAAACACGCTTGAAATACGACCAGTATTCAGCGTATGCACAACATCTCAATAATTTTGTTAAATACATGAAGGACAACGGAGCTCCTCTTTATGCAATATCTGTCCAGAATGAGCCGGATTACGCACATACCTGGACATGGTGGACGCCTCAGGAAATGCTTAATTTTATGAAAAATAATGCAGGCTCAATTACAGGAGCCAAGGTAATAGCTCCTGAATCCTTCCAATACTTAAAGAATATGTCAGACCCCATATTAAATGATTCTACAGCACTTGCAAACATGGATATTCTTGGAGCACACTTCTATGGTACCAGTGTAAGTAACATGCCATATTCCCTTTTCCAACAAAAGGGAGCAGGAAAAGAGCTTTGGATGACAGAAGTATATGTTCCAAACAGTGACGCTGATTCGGCTGACCGTTTTCCTGAAGCCTTGGATGTAGCATATAACATGCATAACGGTATAGTTGAAGGAAATTTTCAGGCATATGTATGGTGGTACATACGCAGGTCATATGGACCTATGAAAGAGGACGGAACCATGAGTAAACGTGGTGCCATGATGGCTCAGTACTCCAAATTTGTTCGTCCGGGATACGTAAGAGTTGATGCAACAAAGAATCCGAATACAAATGTATTTGTATCAGCTTACAAGGGCGATGGTAAGGCAGTAGTTGTTGCCATTAACAAAAGCTCTTCTGCGGTAAGCCAGAAGATTAATTTGCAGGGGGCATCATCAGTATCAAAGATATCTTCATGGGTAACTGACGGCAGCAAAAATGTAGCAGCAGCAACATCATACACAGGAACATCTTTTACAGCTCAACTTCCTGCTCAGAGTGTTACAACCTTTGTAGCAGATCTTGGAACTATAACTCCTGTAGAGAAAGATGCTTTTTCCCAGTTGGAAGGAGAAGCATATGACGACCAGTCAGGAACTCAGAACGGAAGCAGCAATGAAGGCGGAGAATGCCTCGGATACATTGAAAATGGCGATTATGCAGTTTACAAGAATGTTAACTTCGGAGAAGGTGCACAGAGTTTTCAGGCTAGAGTATCAAGTGCCACCAGCGGAGGAAACATTGAAATCAGACTTGACAGCATTGACGGTACATTAGTAGGAACTTGTCCCGTTAAGGGAACAGGAGATTGGCAGACTTGGGCTGATGTAACCTGCAATGTCAGCGGAGTAACGGGGAAACATGACTTATACCTGAAATTTACCGGAGACAGCGGATATTTGTTTAACATTAACTGGTTCAAATTCAGTAAAGCATCTGTTGTAACAGAAAAAATAGGTGACATAAATAATGACGGACAAATAGATGCTTTAGATTTAATGGCATTGAAGAAATTTATATTGGGCTTAGATACAATAGAAAATACCAAGCTGGCTGATTTAGATGCAAATGGTGAGGTGAATGCTATTGATTTCGCATTGCTGAAGCAGTATATAATGGGTTTAATAACTGATTTTCCAACGAAATAA